The following coding sequences lie in one Allochromatium vinosum DSM 180 genomic window:
- a CDS encoding LysR family transcriptional regulator — protein sequence MSNTPPRTTLEQWALLDALDERGSFEAAAESLNRTQSSVSYGLKRLQEQLPVTVLEPQGRRTVLTESGRLLLQRARVLLHEFKRLERLAATLGQGWETTVRLAVEIVMPLEPLLEALARFTEQAPQTQVQLVETVLSGTGEALVRHQVDLAITGLIPPGFIGDPLLRVDFVAVARHDHPLHRLGRVLTLDDLRAHRQVVIRDTGHWRPVDSGWLEAEERWTVSHLRTAIALIERGLAFAWIPESSIRAELARGELRPLPLESGGHRPETLYLVLADPTAAGPATRALGVCLRERAQAFQSMGQGV from the coding sequence ATGTCCAACACACCACCGCGCACCACGCTGGAACAATGGGCGCTTCTGGACGCACTCGACGAGCGGGGGAGTTTCGAGGCCGCCGCCGAGTCGCTGAACCGCACGCAGTCCTCCGTCAGCTACGGACTCAAGCGACTCCAGGAGCAACTACCCGTGACGGTGCTGGAGCCGCAGGGACGCCGCACGGTCCTGACCGAATCGGGCCGGCTCCTGCTGCAACGCGCGCGCGTGCTGCTGCACGAATTCAAACGACTGGAGCGTCTGGCCGCGACGCTGGGACAGGGCTGGGAGACGACGGTTCGGCTGGCGGTGGAGATCGTGATGCCGCTCGAACCGCTGCTGGAGGCGCTGGCTCGGTTCACCGAGCAGGCCCCGCAGACGCAGGTGCAGCTCGTCGAGACCGTGCTGTCGGGAACCGGCGAAGCGCTGGTGCGGCATCAGGTGGATCTGGCCATCACCGGACTGATCCCGCCGGGGTTCATCGGTGATCCGCTGCTGCGGGTCGATTTCGTGGCGGTTGCCCGACACGACCATCCCTTGCATCGTCTGGGGCGCGTGCTCACGCTCGACGATCTGCGCGCACATCGTCAGGTCGTGATCCGTGACACCGGGCATTGGCGTCCGGTCGACAGCGGCTGGCTGGAGGCCGAAGAACGCTGGACGGTGTCGCATCTGCGCACGGCCATCGCTCTCATCGAGCGCGGTCTGGCCTTTGCCTGGATTCCGGAGTCATCGATTCGCGCTGAGCTGGCACGCGGCGAACTGCGTCCCCTGCCGCTGGAATCCGGCGGCCACCGGCCCGAGACGCTCTATCTGGTCCTCGCCGATCCGACGGCGGCCGGTCCGGCCACGCGGGCGCTCGGGGTCTGTCTGCGTGAGCGGGCGCAGGCATTTCAGAGCATGGGTCAAGGTGTCTGA
- a CDS encoding FMN-dependent NADH-azoreductase: MPQILHIDSSLFSGEGVSSTLAARLIARWRAEQPGLQVTHRDLGREPIPHLDAARLTAIQTPAEQRTPEQQAIAEAADTLIRELQAADCLVLGVPMYNFGIPSPLKAWFDHVARAGVTFRYTEQGPQGLLTGKRAVILASRGGQHRGQPTDTQSGYLRTMLGFLGITDIEFVYAEALNLGQEPRRASLAAAEADLERLSLAGGGVS; encoded by the coding sequence ATGCCCCAGATCCTGCACATCGACAGCAGTCTCTTTTCCGGCGAGGGCGTCTCTTCGACCCTGGCCGCGCGTCTCATCGCCCGCTGGCGTGCCGAGCAACCCGGCCTCCAGGTCACGCATCGCGACCTGGGCCGCGAGCCGATCCCGCATCTCGACGCGGCGCGTCTGACGGCGATCCAGACCCCGGCCGAGCAGCGCACTCCTGAGCAACAGGCCATCGCCGAGGCCGCCGATACGTTGATCCGGGAACTCCAGGCCGCCGATTGTCTGGTGCTCGGCGTGCCCATGTACAACTTCGGCATCCCGAGTCCGCTCAAGGCATGGTTCGATCATGTCGCACGCGCGGGTGTCACCTTCCGCTACACCGAGCAAGGCCCGCAGGGGTTGCTGACCGGCAAGCGTGCCGTGATCCTCGCCAGCCGTGGCGGACAGCATCGCGGTCAGCCGACCGACACCCAGAGCGGCTATCTGCGCACCATGCTCGGGTTCCTCGGGATCACGGACATCGAATTCGTCTATGCCGAGGCGCTCAATCTGGGCCAGGAGCCGCGCCGCGCGAGTCTGGCAGCGGCCGAGGCCGACCTCGAGCGTCTAAGCCTGGCGGGGGGAGGTGTCTCATGA
- a CDS encoding pirin family protein encodes MTPMSIERILTAQPAADGGGVRLHRLVGPDGMRGLDPFLLFDEFGSDDPDDYIAGFPPHPHRGFETVTYMLAGEMLHEDHLGHTGILSAGDVQWMTAGHGVIHSEMPRQTSGRMHGFQLWINLPARDKLTDPAYRHFSAEAIPVVTRADGVEVRVIAGYFRQGGSVVQGAVRGIVTEPTYLDARLPARTRLEVPIPAGQRALVYGVSGQVQIAGHRIEPRRMAVLGAGELIELQTDDQEAQVLILAGRPLNEPIVQYGPFVMNTRAEIRQAIADYEQGRLIKASNLSASRGSQSNPRSAKDVPSPSPTMM; translated from the coding sequence ATGACCCCGATGTCGATCGAACGGATCCTGACGGCACAGCCGGCCGCCGATGGCGGCGGCGTCCGACTCCATCGCCTCGTCGGACCGGACGGGATGCGCGGTCTCGATCCCTTCCTGCTGTTCGACGAGTTCGGCTCGGACGACCCGGACGACTACATCGCCGGCTTTCCGCCCCATCCGCATCGCGGCTTCGAGACCGTCACCTATATGCTCGCAGGCGAGATGTTGCATGAGGATCATCTGGGTCATACGGGGATTCTGTCGGCCGGCGACGTGCAATGGATGACGGCCGGACACGGCGTGATCCATTCGGAGATGCCGCGCCAGACCTCGGGCCGGATGCACGGCTTTCAGCTCTGGATCAACCTGCCGGCGCGCGACAAACTCACCGATCCGGCCTACCGTCACTTTTCGGCCGAGGCGATCCCGGTGGTCACGCGAGCCGATGGCGTCGAGGTGCGGGTGATCGCCGGGTATTTCCGCCAGGGTGGGTCCGTGGTCCAGGGCGCCGTGCGCGGGATCGTCACCGAGCCGACCTATCTGGATGCGCGCCTGCCCGCCCGGACCCGGCTGGAGGTGCCCATTCCGGCCGGCCAGCGCGCGCTGGTCTATGGGGTTTCGGGTCAGGTCCAGATCGCCGGACACCGGATCGAGCCACGCCGGATGGCCGTGCTGGGCGCCGGTGAGTTGATCGAACTCCAGACCGACGATCAGGAGGCGCAGGTCTTGATCCTGGCCGGACGTCCGCTGAACGAACCCATCGTCCAATACGGCCCCTTCGTGATGAACACACGCGCCGAGATCCGGCAGGCCATCGCGGACTATGAGCAGGGGCGGCTGATCAAGGCGTCAAACCTGAGCGCATCTCGCGGGAGTCAGAGCAACCCGCGCTCGGCAAAGGATGTCCCGTCCCCATCGCCGACGATGATGTGA
- the radC gene encoding RadC family protein — MSIKDWPEGERPREKLLERGAGALSDAELLAIFLRTGIPGKSAVDLARELLTDFDGLTGLLAADRRRFCDGKGLGTAKYAQLQAVLELSRRYLLTRLSGQDVLTSPEATRDYLKLRLYGSPHEIFACLFLDNRHRVIVYEELFRGTIDGASVHPREVVRRVIQTNAAAVIFAHNHPSGVAEPSQADLRITQRLKEALALIDVRVLDHIIVGDGDGTSFAERGLL, encoded by the coding sequence ATGTCGATCAAGGACTGGCCGGAGGGCGAACGGCCACGCGAAAAACTGCTGGAACGGGGCGCCGGTGCACTGTCGGACGCCGAACTGCTCGCCATCTTTCTGCGCACCGGCATTCCAGGCAAGAGCGCGGTCGATCTGGCGCGCGAGCTGTTGACCGACTTCGATGGTCTCACTGGATTGCTGGCCGCCGATCGACGTCGCTTCTGCGATGGAAAAGGGCTGGGCACCGCCAAGTATGCCCAGCTCCAGGCCGTGCTCGAACTCAGCCGCCGCTATCTGCTCACGCGCCTCAGCGGCCAGGACGTGCTGACCAGTCCGGAAGCCACGCGCGACTATCTCAAGCTGCGGCTCTACGGCTCGCCGCACGAGATCTTCGCCTGTCTCTTTCTCGACAACCGCCACCGGGTCATCGTCTACGAGGAGCTGTTTCGCGGCACCATCGACGGGGCGAGCGTGCATCCGCGCGAGGTCGTGCGCCGTGTGATCCAGACCAATGCCGCCGCCGTCATTTTCGCCCACAATCACCCATCGGGCGTGGCCGAGCCGAGTCAGGCGGATCTGCGCATCACCCAGCGGCTCAAGGAGGCGCTCGCGTTGATTGACGTGCGCGTGCTCGATCACATCATCGTCGGCGATGGGGACGGGACATCCTTTGCCGAGCGCGGGTTGCTCTGA